The following coding sequences lie in one Fimbriiglobus ruber genomic window:
- a CDS encoding sugar phosphate nucleotidyltransferase codes for MSIRGVILAGGKGTRLGELTKVTNKHLLPVGPYPMVYHPLKKLIGAGMSEILLVSGTEHMGDFVELLGSGTSHGCRLTYRVQDEAGGIAQALGLAEHFCTGSRACVLLGDNIFRAPLVPFLEKANSRSDWAWIGLKEVPDPGRYGVAELKGDQVVSIEEKPKDPKSNFAVVGIYIYPPDVFNIIKTLKPSGRGELEITDVNNYYLKQGRMGYSVLDGYWTDAGTLDSLDVANELVRKDPPRF; via the coding sequence ATGAGCATCCGCGGAGTGATCCTGGCCGGCGGGAAGGGAACCCGGCTCGGGGAATTGACCAAGGTGACCAACAAGCACCTGCTCCCGGTCGGCCCGTACCCGATGGTCTACCACCCGCTCAAAAAGCTGATCGGTGCGGGGATGAGTGAAATCCTGCTCGTCTCGGGCACCGAGCACATGGGCGATTTCGTCGAATTGCTCGGCTCCGGAACGTCTCACGGCTGTCGCCTGACCTACCGGGTGCAGGACGAGGCCGGCGGGATCGCCCAGGCGCTCGGGCTCGCGGAACATTTCTGCACGGGTAGTCGGGCCTGCGTTCTACTCGGGGATAACATCTTCCGCGCCCCGCTCGTTCCCTTCTTGGAAAAGGCGAACAGCCGGTCCGACTGGGCGTGGATCGGGCTCAAAGAAGTTCCCGACCCGGGACGGTACGGTGTAGCGGAACTGAAGGGCGATCAGGTCGTCAGCATCGAGGAGAAGCCGAAAGACCCGAAGAGCAACTTCGCCGTCGTCGGCATCTACATTTACCCGCCGGACGTCTTCAACATCATCAAAACCCTGAAGCCGTCGGGCCGCGGCGAACTCGAAATCACCGACGTCAATAACTACTACCTCAAGCAAGGCCGGATGGGCTACAGCGTCCTCGACGGGTACTGGACGGACGCGGGGACGCTCGACTCGCTCGACGTGGCCAACGAATTGGTGCGGAAAGACCCGCCGCGGTTTTAA
- a CDS encoding DUF1559 domain-containing protein, producing MNTYRVTARRAFTLIELLVVIAIIAILIGLLLPAVQKVRAAAARSQSANNLKQMALATHNYHDTYQVLPAAYAPNWVNTSAGYPKCTQPLPVSGDSTLFKLILPYIEQANLYNILYTNTGDTMFGNIVNGGVPVEQVVKTYYAPADPSGMQATNPIMSGWYGVPTTLNYALASYAANFEVFGRQDETYNPSTATMYNVVDYNWYQSCKLITITDGTSNTLMFSERFGLCPDTIWGSTVANNLWMGNNYFFGAGLMPFLFSRYGRPEFTTNPTNCTSTKMHSVSGGVVQIGMADGSIRALNSSVTDASWTLLCNPADGQVLPSDLY from the coding sequence GTGAATACCTATCGAGTCACCGCGCGCCGCGCGTTCACGCTGATCGAACTGTTGGTCGTGATTGCGATTATCGCGATTCTGATCGGCCTGCTCCTGCCCGCCGTTCAGAAAGTTCGGGCCGCCGCCGCCCGGAGTCAAAGCGCCAACAACTTGAAGCAAATGGCGCTGGCCACGCACAACTACCACGACACCTATCAGGTGCTACCCGCGGCGTACGCGCCGAACTGGGTGAACACGTCCGCGGGCTATCCCAAATGCACGCAACCGCTGCCGGTCAGCGGCGACTCGACTCTTTTCAAACTGATCCTGCCGTACATCGAACAGGCGAACCTTTACAATATCCTGTACACCAATACGGGCGACACGATGTTCGGAAACATCGTGAACGGCGGCGTGCCGGTCGAGCAAGTCGTCAAAACGTATTACGCCCCGGCCGATCCGAGCGGGATGCAGGCCACCAACCCGATTATGAGCGGCTGGTACGGCGTTCCCACGACCCTGAACTACGCGCTGGCCAGCTACGCCGCCAACTTTGAAGTCTTCGGCCGACAAGACGAGACGTACAACCCCAGCACGGCCACGATGTACAACGTCGTCGATTACAACTGGTATCAATCTTGCAAGCTTATCACGATCACTGACGGCACCTCCAACACGCTCATGTTTTCCGAGCGGTTCGGCCTCTGCCCGGACACCATCTGGGGTTCGACCGTAGCGAACAACCTCTGGATGGGCAACAACTACTTCTTCGGCGCCGGCCTGATGCCGTTCTTGTTCAGTCGTTACGGGCGGCCGGAATTCACCACGAACCCCACCAACTGCACGTCGACGAAGATGCACAGCGTCTCCGGCGGCGTGGTCCAGATCGGTATGGCCGACGGCAGTATTCGGGCTCTGAACAGTAGCGTCACTGATGCGTCGTGGACGCTGCTCTGCAACCCCGCGGACGGTCAGGTTCTCCCGTCCGACTTGTATTGA
- a CDS encoding YHYH protein — MKATTITAALVFVAVAAGVSISQPPPGGPRGPMGKEKGPPRFELGRVFPPPLREELELTPEQEKELEAIEKDVKARLNKLLTPAQKKTAESFRPRGPGGPGGGPGGPGGPGGPGGPSGPERPPIESAPEPASDGKGTARLITRGSLKPVGDAGSPFVLNGDAIAGRLGNPRQEYSGSGVRLLSGEDINKDGTKAGNLDCTLKGVSANQGRWYRVCVRGLAQDGFAVDQDDLYVDVEFFKDGGKNTLDHIKKSIYTQVERARKDLADAGTNRSLGLATWRDYTLDVRTPFPEVDTLRVSVGFGHGNGKAQNSEFWVSEVEVSPIPDPADYAPPTKPGAGKSPAALKTLTKLGGRWYYDPRGGDREPPKQFDHTNVDRLYYLSDRLETPFVGNTSAWLRRGFYDVNGRLVEKDQFVPDSVTISFTDKHLVMKSKNLPNHPTAVFPDRTRFIDGNPNSIREQRNTWYIPLEPKENPRHVAMTMENKGGLPMGPIGVATNGVVFFNPFDHIAEADAVWRLDRCCGHPSPFQDYHYHKYPVCVNTPWADDGTAHSPLIGFAFDGFPVYGPYESAGVLAKDATGNPLNEFNLHQDEARGPHYHVTPGKFPHILGGYWGSVETKNRQGKKGPHRPPGAE, encoded by the coding sequence ATGAAAGCAACGACAATCACGGCGGCACTAGTGTTTGTGGCCGTGGCAGCGGGTGTGTCGATCTCCCAACCGCCGCCCGGCGGACCGAGGGGACCGATGGGCAAGGAAAAGGGGCCGCCGCGGTTTGAACTCGGTCGCGTCTTCCCGCCGCCGCTGCGCGAGGAACTGGAACTGACGCCGGAGCAGGAAAAAGAACTGGAGGCGATCGAGAAAGATGTCAAAGCACGCTTGAACAAACTCCTCACGCCGGCCCAGAAGAAGACGGCCGAGAGCTTCCGCCCACGCGGTCCGGGTGGCCCGGGCGGTGGTCCAGGTGGCCCCGGTGGCCCCGGCGGTCCGGGTGGACCGAGCGGACCCGAGCGGCCGCCTATTGAGTCTGCTCCCGAACCCGCGTCGGACGGGAAGGGGACGGCTCGCTTGATCACCAGAGGCTCACTCAAGCCGGTAGGCGACGCCGGCTCACCATTCGTTTTGAACGGGGATGCGATCGCCGGCCGGCTCGGGAATCCGCGCCAGGAGTATTCGGGGTCCGGCGTCCGGCTCCTATCAGGTGAGGATATCAACAAAGACGGCACCAAAGCCGGCAACCTTGACTGCACGCTGAAGGGCGTGAGCGCCAATCAGGGCCGATGGTATCGCGTCTGCGTCCGCGGACTCGCCCAGGACGGCTTTGCCGTCGATCAAGATGACCTGTACGTGGATGTCGAGTTCTTCAAGGATGGCGGCAAGAACACGCTCGACCACATCAAGAAGTCGATTTACACCCAGGTCGAACGTGCCCGCAAAGACTTGGCCGACGCCGGCACGAACCGCAGCCTGGGGCTGGCTACCTGGCGCGACTACACGCTCGACGTCCGCACGCCGTTCCCCGAGGTCGACACGCTTCGCGTCAGCGTGGGCTTTGGCCACGGGAACGGGAAAGCGCAAAACTCCGAATTCTGGGTCAGTGAAGTCGAGGTTTCTCCGATCCCCGATCCCGCGGACTACGCGCCGCCGACCAAGCCGGGGGCCGGGAAGAGTCCGGCCGCTCTGAAGACGCTGACCAAACTCGGCGGCAGGTGGTACTACGACCCGCGCGGCGGCGACCGCGAACCGCCGAAACAATTCGACCACACCAACGTCGACCGGCTCTACTATCTCTCCGACCGGCTGGAAACGCCGTTTGTCGGTAACACATCCGCGTGGCTGCGGCGGGGCTTTTACGACGTTAACGGCCGTCTCGTCGAGAAGGACCAGTTCGTCCCGGATTCGGTGACGATCTCGTTCACCGATAAGCACCTCGTCATGAAGTCGAAGAACCTGCCGAACCACCCGACGGCCGTCTTCCCGGACCGGACCCGGTTCATCGACGGCAACCCGAACTCCATTCGCGAACAACGAAACACCTGGTACATCCCGCTGGAACCGAAGGAGAACCCCCGGCACGTCGCGATGACGATGGAAAACAAGGGCGGGCTGCCGATGGGTCCGATCGGCGTCGCGACGAACGGCGTCGTCTTCTTCAACCCGTTCGACCACATTGCGGAAGCGGACGCGGTCTGGCGGCTCGACCGCTGCTGCGGCCACCCGAGCCCGTTCCAGGACTACCACTATCACAAGTACCCGGTGTGCGTGAACACGCCCTGGGCAGACGACGGTACCGCCCACTCGCCGCTGATCGGCTTCGCGTTCGACGGCTTCCCCGTCTACGGTCCTTACGAGTCCGCGGGCGTGCTGGCCAAGGACGCGACGGGAAACCCACTCAACGAGTTTAACCTGCATCAGGACGAGGCCCGCGGCCCGCACTACCACGTCACACCCGGAAAGTTCCCGCACATCCTGGGTGGCTATTGGGGCAGTGTCGAAACCAAAAATCGACAGGGCAAGAAAGGGCCACACCGTCCCCCTGGGGCGGAGTAA
- a CDS encoding helix-turn-helix domain-containing protein, protein MRPQYSFPEPVVQAIADARYRHPDPRVQERMEILWLKTRNVTHSRIAELANVSRSTVQRTLRIYAAKGLDGVRSFGWKGQPSALTPHHGTIEDAFRRHPPHTAHEAARRIEDLTGVRRKASRVRQFLKEDLGMKCLKVAPIPVPPKKTVDEHARTQADFLKDGTGTEVGGSPRR, encoded by the coding sequence ATGCGTCCCCAATATTCGTTTCCCGAACCCGTGGTCCAAGCGATCGCGGACGCGCGCTATCGGCACCCGGACCCGCGTGTCCAAGAGCGGATGGAGATTCTCTGGCTCAAGACCCGGAACGTGACGCACAGTCGGATCGCGGAGTTGGCCAACGTGTCGCGCTCCACGGTGCAGCGGACCCTGCGGATCTATGCGGCGAAGGGTCTGGATGGGGTCCGATCGTTCGGCTGGAAGGGCCAACCCAGTGCGCTGACACCGCATCACGGGACGATCGAAGACGCGTTTCGCCGGCACCCGCCGCACACGGCCCACGAGGCGGCGCGGCGGATCGAGGACCTGACGGGCGTCCGACGCAAGGCGTCGCGGGTGCGCCAGTTCTTGAAAGAGGATCTGGGGATGAAATGCCTGAAGGTGGCACCCATCCCGGTGCCGCCCAAGAAAACGGTCGACGAACACGCCCGCACGCAGGCGGATTTTTTAAAAGACGGAACTGGAACCGAAGTTGGCGGAAGCCCGCGACGGTAA
- a CDS encoding CRTAC1 family protein, whose protein sequence is MTTPPPIRTSAGHIRYAVVALGLLLLAISAAVIAYSFWKRPQPTPDVTVPDPATVSPEPEEVTGPPVFEDVTRPSGIAFTYRNGEEADRYTILESLGGGVALLDYDGDGRLDIFLTGGGSFSADSPPQIRGAPSRLYRNLGGMKFEDVTARVGLDGPLFYTHGAAVADYDRDGFPDLLVTGWGRVALYHNETDGNGGRRFVEVSSKAGLTDTRWSSSAAWGDLDGDGFPDLYICYYVDWSFANDPVCPGAARTVPRDVCPPQRFAPLPHRLYKNNGDGTFRDISATAPLRSDGKGLGVVIADMDGDGKPDIFVANDAGDKFLYRNKGGMTFDEIGLTAGVAVDDHGMYNGSMGTDIADYDGTGLPSLFVANFQNESHALYRNLGGGKFRYSTQAAGIGRLGQQFVGFGTVFFDYDRDGWEDLIISNGHVVRYPIGTTMKQRPVLLRNEEREGRRQFREVGPSAGSYFQGKHVGRGIAVGDLDDDGWPDVVVSRQNEPVVVLRNVAGTSAGAGNHWLGLTIAGKSGRDLTGTILTLEANGRRLTQFVKGGGSYLSTNDPRITFGLGTVEKPGRLTIRWPGGAEQLFDGLVADRYWRIREGEAASSWK, encoded by the coding sequence GTGACAACACCGCCTCCGATCCGCACCTCGGCGGGACACATCCGCTACGCGGTCGTCGCGCTCGGCCTGCTGCTACTCGCCATTTCCGCGGCCGTCATCGCGTACTCTTTCTGGAAGCGCCCGCAACCGACGCCGGATGTCACCGTTCCCGATCCCGCGACTGTTTCACCAGAGCCCGAGGAAGTGACAGGTCCGCCCGTGTTCGAGGACGTGACCAGACCCTCCGGAATTGCTTTCACTTACCGGAACGGTGAGGAAGCCGATCGGTACACGATTCTGGAATCGTTGGGCGGTGGCGTCGCATTGTTGGACTACGACGGCGACGGCCGACTCGACATCTTCCTGACCGGCGGCGGCAGCTTCTCGGCCGACTCACCACCCCAGATTCGGGGAGCCCCCAGCCGGCTCTACCGCAACCTCGGGGGCATGAAGTTTGAAGATGTGACCGCCCGCGTCGGTCTGGACGGGCCGCTTTTCTACACCCACGGCGCGGCCGTCGCGGATTACGACCGGGACGGCTTCCCGGACCTGCTGGTGACCGGATGGGGGCGGGTCGCCCTCTACCACAACGAAACGGACGGGAACGGCGGCCGGCGCTTCGTGGAAGTGAGTAGTAAGGCCGGGCTCACCGACACGCGATGGAGCAGCAGTGCCGCCTGGGGCGACCTGGACGGCGACGGGTTTCCTGATCTTTACATCTGCTACTACGTCGACTGGTCGTTCGCGAACGACCCGGTCTGCCCGGGTGCCGCGCGGACCGTTCCGCGAGACGTCTGTCCGCCCCAGCGGTTCGCGCCCCTGCCCCATCGACTGTACAAGAACAACGGCGACGGCACATTCCGAGACATCAGCGCGACGGCCCCCCTGCGATCCGACGGCAAGGGACTCGGCGTCGTCATCGCCGACATGGACGGCGATGGCAAGCCGGACATTTTCGTGGCGAACGACGCGGGCGACAAATTTCTCTACCGCAACAAGGGCGGGATGACGTTCGACGAAATCGGCCTGACTGCGGGCGTCGCGGTCGACGATCACGGGATGTACAACGGCAGCATGGGAACGGACATCGCCGATTATGACGGGACTGGCTTACCGAGTCTGTTCGTGGCTAACTTCCAGAACGAGTCGCACGCCCTCTACCGCAACCTCGGCGGCGGCAAGTTTAGGTACTCGACGCAAGCGGCCGGCATCGGGCGGCTCGGCCAGCAATTCGTCGGGTTCGGTACTGTCTTCTTCGACTACGATCGCGACGGCTGGGAAGACTTGATCATCTCCAACGGGCACGTTGTCCGTTACCCGATCGGCACGACGATGAAGCAGCGACCTGTCCTGTTGCGAAACGAGGAACGCGAAGGCCGGCGGCAATTCCGTGAGGTCGGCCCGAGTGCGGGTTCGTATTTCCAGGGGAAGCATGTGGGCCGCGGGATCGCCGTCGGCGACCTGGATGACGACGGCTGGCCCGACGTCGTCGTCAGCCGCCAGAACGAGCCGGTGGTCGTACTCCGTAACGTGGCCGGGACGTCGGCCGGGGCTGGGAATCACTGGCTCGGCCTTACGATCGCCGGCAAGTCGGGACGGGATTTGACGGGCACGATTCTCACGCTGGAAGCCAACGGCCGCCGCCTCACGCAGTTCGTCAAAGGCGGCGGAAGCTATCTCTCTACGAACGATCCGCGGATCACTTTCGGCCTCGGCACGGTCGAGAAGCCGGGGCGTCTGACAATCCGCTGGCCGGGCGGCGCGGAACAACTATTCGACGGGCTCGTGGCCGATCGTTACTGGCGTATTCGCGAAGGGGAAGCAGCGAGTTCGTGGAAGTAA
- a CDS encoding IS630 family transposase, which yields MYFVDASHFVLASFLGWVWCFVRLHVRAASGRQRYNVLGALNAVTHELVTEINTTYITATSVCALLRKIAALGGSLPITLVLDNARYQRCALVEHTAKALGIELLFLPSYSPNLNLIERLWKFVKKEALNSRHHQDFKKFQEAIDHCLADLPTKHREKLATLMTHKFQTWDNVSLLDA from the coding sequence GTGTACTTCGTGGACGCGTCGCACTTCGTCTTGGCGTCGTTCCTGGGGTGGGTGTGGTGCTTCGTCCGGTTACATGTCCGGGCCGCGTCGGGACGGCAGAGGTACAACGTGCTGGGTGCGCTGAACGCGGTCACGCACGAGCTGGTGACAGAAATCAACACGACGTACATCACGGCCACCTCGGTGTGTGCGTTGCTCCGCAAGATCGCGGCCCTCGGTGGGTCATTGCCGATCACGCTGGTACTCGACAACGCCCGCTACCAGCGGTGCGCGCTGGTGGAGCACACGGCCAAGGCACTCGGGATCGAGTTGTTGTTCCTGCCGTCGTATTCGCCGAACCTGAACTTGATCGAGCGACTCTGGAAGTTCGTGAAGAAGGAGGCGTTGAACAGCCGCCACCATCAGGACTTCAAGAAGTTCCAGGAGGCCATCGACCATTGCTTGGCGGATCTGCCGACGAAACACCGAGAGAAACTGGCGACCCTGATGACCCACAAATTCCAGACGTGGGACAATGTGTCACTCCTGGACGCGTAA
- the rfbB gene encoding dTDP-glucose 4,6-dehydratase, which yields MTTVLVTGGCGFIGSNFIRHLLQSDPGVHVVNFDCLTYAGNLANLADTTGHPRYKFIKGDITDRDAVRAAIGAGVTDVINFAAESHVDRSILDSGPFVHTNIIGTQILLDAAREFKVTKYVQVSTDEVYGSLGPTGAFTEQTPLDPSSPYSASKTGADLLVKAYHHTFGMPAVITRCSNNYGPYQFPEKLIPLFVTNLMQDIPVPVYGDGMQIRDWIHVLDHCTGVEAAWRKGRAGEVYNFGGRCEKPNLELTHLLIDLLGKPRTLIRYVQDRPGHDRRYAIDCTKAEQELGWTRRVTFEQGLKETIDWYKANAEWVANIRNKEYLKYYEKQYGQIK from the coding sequence ATGACGACTGTTCTGGTGACCGGCGGGTGTGGGTTCATCGGCTCGAATTTCATTCGCCACCTGTTGCAGTCCGACCCGGGCGTCCACGTCGTGAACTTCGACTGCCTGACCTACGCCGGCAACCTTGCCAACCTCGCGGACACGACCGGCCACCCGCGGTACAAGTTCATCAAGGGCGACATCACCGACCGCGACGCCGTCCGCGCGGCCATCGGGGCGGGCGTCACGGATGTCATCAACTTCGCCGCGGAAAGCCACGTCGACCGGAGCATTCTCGATTCCGGCCCGTTCGTCCATACGAACATCATCGGCACGCAAATCCTGCTGGACGCCGCCCGCGAGTTTAAAGTCACGAAGTACGTGCAGGTGTCGACAGACGAGGTCTACGGTAGCCTCGGCCCAACTGGAGCCTTCACCGAGCAAACGCCGCTCGACCCGAGCAGCCCCTATTCGGCCAGCAAAACGGGTGCGGACCTACTCGTCAAAGCGTACCACCACACCTTCGGCATGCCGGCGGTCATCACCCGCTGCTCGAACAACTACGGCCCGTACCAGTTCCCCGAAAAGCTCATCCCGCTGTTCGTAACGAACTTGATGCAAGACATCCCGGTCCCGGTCTACGGCGACGGCATGCAAATCCGCGACTGGATTCACGTTCTGGACCACTGCACCGGCGTCGAAGCCGCGTGGCGCAAGGGGCGGGCCGGCGAGGTCTACAACTTCGGCGGCCGCTGCGAGAAGCCGAACCTGGAACTGACGCACCTGCTCATCGACCTGCTCGGCAAGCCCCGAACACTGATCCGCTATGTGCAGGACCGGCCCGGGCACGACCGGCGATACGCGATCGATTGCACGAAGGCCGAGCAGGAACTCGGGTGGACCCGCCGCGTCACGTTCGAGCAAGGTCTGAAGGAGACAATCGACTGGTACAAGGCGAACGCCGAATGGGTGGCGAACATTCGGAATAAAGAATATCTCAAGTACTACGAAAAGCAGTATGGGCAAATCAAGTAA
- a CDS encoding tetratricopeptide repeat protein yields the protein MLIPLSPDESTGPDLLRLPSPKILALLSAGAIVVGIGSYYLHVESSGTAQLLRAREAITARDFSGALRSLEAYSAGHPDDAEALLLAAQTARRAGDGTAFERYLQRYATAGGGRVPAELERDMWRTQTGDLSAYAGVLRFCQAHPDHPTAPLMLESAAVGCLAANRPNEAVTCTDLWMKGTLSPEDRAEALFLRGRGLEGLGRMPEAAEDYRRVLEQMPTRDDARLRLAQFLTREEPREALTLFERLERDGQKSLEVRLGMARCRRQLGEIDKAGAILDQLATENPRDLAVLTEAGALDLDRGRLAQAETRLRQALSINPNTRDANVHLARCLSELGRDGEARDQFAKVKRIEDELLSRLQPVGKKP from the coding sequence ATGCTCATACCGTTAAGCCCCGACGAATCCACCGGTCCCGATCTCTTGCGCTTACCTTCCCCCAAAATCCTCGCCTTGCTCTCGGCCGGCGCGATCGTCGTCGGCATCGGCTCGTATTACTTACACGTCGAGTCATCGGGCACGGCCCAGTTGTTACGGGCTCGCGAAGCCATCACCGCCCGCGATTTCTCCGGGGCGCTCCGATCTCTCGAAGCCTACTCCGCCGGCCATCCGGACGACGCCGAGGCGTTGCTACTGGCCGCGCAAACGGCTCGCCGGGCGGGCGACGGCACCGCCTTCGAGCGCTACCTCCAGCGTTACGCCACCGCGGGCGGTGGTCGCGTGCCGGCCGAACTCGAACGTGACATGTGGCGGACCCAAACCGGCGACTTGAGTGCGTACGCCGGCGTATTGCGATTTTGCCAGGCGCATCCCGACCACCCGACCGCGCCGCTCATGCTCGAATCGGCCGCCGTCGGCTGCCTGGCGGCCAACCGCCCGAACGAAGCCGTCACCTGCACAGACCTCTGGATGAAAGGCACCCTGTCGCCGGAAGACCGAGCCGAGGCGCTGTTCCTGCGCGGCAGAGGTCTGGAAGGGCTCGGTCGCATGCCCGAAGCTGCCGAGGACTACCGGCGGGTTTTGGAGCAAATGCCGACCCGCGACGACGCCCGCTTGCGGTTGGCCCAATTCCTGACGCGGGAAGAGCCTCGCGAAGCCCTGACTCTGTTCGAGAGACTGGAACGGGACGGACAGAAATCGCTCGAAGTGCGGTTAGGGATGGCCCGCTGCCGCCGTCAACTCGGGGAGATTGACAAGGCCGGCGCGATCCTGGATCAGTTGGCGACCGAAAACCCGCGAGACCTGGCCGTCCTGACCGAAGCCGGAGCCCTGGACCTGGACCGCGGCCGGCTTGCTCAGGCTGAGACGCGACTCAGGCAAGCCCTCTCGATCAACCCGAACACCCGGGACGCGAACGTCCACCTCGCCCGGTGCCTGTCCGAACTCGGCCGCGACGGCGAAGCCCGGGACCAGTTCGCCAAGGTGAAACGGATCGAAGACGAGTTGCTCAGCCGACTTCAACCCGTCGGGAAGAAACCGTGA